Part of the Eikenella corrodens genome is shown below.
GACGACAAAGGCGCAAAAACCACGGTTGAAGGCAAGCACATCATCGTGGCCACCGGCTCCACCCCGCGCGCGCTGCCCTTGGTGGACATCGACAACGTGAACGTGCTGGATAACGAAGGCGCGTTGAATCTGACCCAAGTGCCGGCCAAGCTCGGCGTTATCGGCGCAGGCGTCATCGGTTTGGAAATGGGCTCGGTGTGGAAACGCGTGGGCGCGGAAGTTACCATTTTGGAAGCCTCCCCCGTGTTCCTCGGCGCTGCCGACCAGCAGATTGCCAAAGAAGCGTTCAAATACTTCACCCGCGAGCAGGGGCTCGATATCCAGCTGGGCGTGAAACTGAACAAAATCACCAGCGGCAGCAAAGTGGTGGTGGAATACAGCAACGCCAAAGGCGAAGCGCAAACTGCCGAGTTCGACAAGCTCATCGTGGCCATCGGCCGCGTGCCCAACACCCACGGCCTGAATGCCGAAGCGGTCGGCCTGCAGAAAGACGAGCGCGGCTTCATCGTGGTGGACGGCGAATGCCGCACCAACCTGCCCAACGTATGGGCCATCGGCGACGTGGTGCGCGGCCCGATGCTGGCACACAAAGCCAGCGACGAAGGCGTGGCTGTGGCCGAACGCATCGCCGGCCAGAAGCCGCACCTCGATTTCAACACCATCCCGTGGGTCATCTACACCGACCCCGAAATCGCCTGGGTGGGCAAAACCGAAGAGCAGCTCAAAGCCGAAGGCGTGGACTACAAAAAAGGCACGTCCGGCTTTGCCGCCAACGGCCGCGCCATGGGCTTGGGCAAAGCCAAAGGCACGGTTAAAGTGTTGGCCGATGCCAAAACCGACCGTATCTTGGGCGTGCACATGATCGGCCCGATGGTGAGCGAGCTGATTAGCGAAGGCGTGGTGGGCATGGAATTCTGCGCCAGCAGCGAAGACATCGCCCGCATAGTCCACGCCCACCCGACCCTGTCGGAAGTGGTGCACGAAGCCGCCCTGGCCGCCGACAAACGCGCCCTGCACGGCTAATCCTGCCCATCTGCCAGCCTTGGGCGAAATTGCGCACAGGGCTGGCGTAGTGTGATCAAGGCTACCTGAAATGGTTTGCAGATTTCAGGTAGCCTTTTGTGTGCCTGCCGATTATGGAGCGGGCTTGGTTGGGGCTGCCTGAAATGCCGGGGAGGCGGGTTTGATGATGCGGGAATCAATGGCGTTGTTCCGCCAGGTTTTCTTCTCTTTCCCATTCGCTATATATCCGCTCTGCTGCCACAGCTAAGGCTACCTGAAAATAGGGCGAACGTATTTCCGGCTTCGTTGACGCTTTGCTTTCAGGTAACCTGCAACGTTGCCGACGGCAGCCGATTTCGTGGGGCGGGCTTGATAATCCGCCCGCCCAAGCTGCTGATGCCGTGCTAAAATCCGCCCGTTGCCAGATAGGGATAACGGCCATTCCGTTGGCCGATTGATTTTCAGGTAGCCTCTCCTCGGCTTGAGGCTGCCTGAAAATTTTCATATCCATCCGGCCGCTCTTGCCATCCATTCAGAATACGAAAGCCCATGATCCGACACCGCCTCCTCCCCATCTTCGCCACCCTTCTGCTCGCCGCCTGTACCAGCCTTGGCACGCAAATGTCTGCCGAAAGCTGGCGTGACGATGCCGCCACGCCCGAGTTTGAAGCCTCCGGCCGCATGGGCGTGAAGGAAAACGAACGCGGCAGCTATGCCAATTTCGATTGGCTGCGCACTGCCGCCGTGCAGCTGTTTGATGTGAAAACCCCGTTGGGCAACAGCGTGGGCCGATTGTGCCAAGACAGCGGCGGAGTGCAGGCGGTGGCGTCCGACGGCCAAGTTTACCGCGCCGCCACCACCGCCGAACTCAGCCGCCAGCTGCTCGGCTACGACCTGCCCGTGGCCTATATTGACCGCTGGGCCAACGGCCTGCGCGTGCCCAGCGAGCCCTACAGCGTATTGCCCGACGGCCGCCTGCAGCAAATGGGCTGGAAAATCCAACGCAATTTGGGTGAAGACGGCCAAGTGCGCATGTTGCTGCTGGAACGCACCGGCTTGAGCCTGCGCCTGGTGTTCGACCGCTTCGGCCAACCGGAGCAGCGCCCCGGCAGCTGCGCAGATCATGCCGGGCAGGCCGTATGATGCAGCCGCACCCCGCCGCCCTTGCCTTTCCCGCCCCGGCCAAGCTCAATCTCGATCTGCGCATCATCGGCCGCCGCGCCGACGGCTACCACCTGCTCGAAAGCATCTTCTGCCTGATTGATTTGTGCGACACAATATGGCTGCTGCCGCGCGAAGACGGGCAAATCATCCTGCACAACCCCGCCGGCGGCATTCCGTTCGAACAAGATTTGAGCCATCGCGCCGCCCGCCTGCTGCAACAGTTTTCAGGTAGCCCTAACGGCGTGGAAATCTGGCTGGATAAACATATTCCCAGTGGCGGCGGGCTGGGCGGCGGCAGCTCGGATGCCGCCACCGTGCTGCTTGCCCTCAATCATTTGTGGCATACCGCCGTGCCGTCCGAAACGCTGCGGGCGCTCGGCCTGAAGTTGGGCGCGGACGTGCCGTTTTTCCTGTTCGGCCAAAGCGCTTTTGTGCAAGGTATCGGCGAAATCCTGAGCCCGCTGGCCTTGCCGGAACAATGGTATGTGGTGGTGCGCCCCGATGCGCATGTGGCCACGCCGAAAATCTTCGCCCACCCCGATCTCACCCGCAACAGCACGCCCTGCACGCAACCCGGTTTCACGCAACTGCAACCTTTCCGCAACGATATGCAGGCCGTGGTGCTGGCCGAATATCCGCCCGTAGCCGCCGCCTTCCGTCTGTTGCAAGATTACGGCATGCCGCAGCTGACCGGCTCCGGCGCCTGTCTGTTTATCGCCTGCGCCACGCAAGGCGAAGCCGAGTATATCTATGGCAGGCTACCTGAAAACCTGGCCGCCTGGTGTGCGCGCGGTTTAGATCGGCATCCTTTGCAAGATGTCTTGGAAAATAACGAAAATATCAAACATGCTTGACAATATGCCGAAAAAAACGCATAATTCGCGCCTTTCCTGAATCGCCTGCCTTAACAGCAGGTTTGTACTGGGGATTCGCCAAGTTGGTTAAGGCATCGGATTCTGAATCCGACATGCGTAGGTTCGAATCCTACATCCCCAGCCAGATTCATAAACAATACATTTTGGGGATTCGCCAAGCTGGTTAAGGCACCGGATTTTGATTCCGGCATGCGTAGGTTCGAATCCTACATCCCCAGCCACCTTACAAAAGCATGTACCAGTACATGCTTTTATTTTTATCGTTGCGTCATGCGGCGCAACAGGCTACCTGAAAATAAGCGTAGCGCGTTTCGCCAAAACAAAATCAGCATGGAAACTAGAGCGACAGGAATTTTCTTGCCATAGAAACGCGTTTATTCAATTTTGATTGCTTAATTTGGGGTCGGGATAAACCAGACACAGGTATTTGTTGCCTAGCCCTGATATCAAGCCGACAAAATTGGTGGATATTCCACACAAACAGCACTTTGGTTTTGCCCGCGCTAGGCGTATAATCCGCCGTTTGCAAGCCAGTCAAACCCAAATGCGAGGGAGCGGCAATGTTTCCCACAGTCGGCGGCGAGACCGCAAACAACACAGGTAATGAAGAAATGGCATACGAAAGTTTAATGGTATTCGCCGGCAACGCCAGTGTCGGCTTGGCTGAGAACGTGGTAAAACACCTCGGTATTTCCTTGGGGCGCGCCTCCGTAGGCAAGTTCTCCGACGGTGAAGTTGCCGTAGAACTCTTGGAAAACGTGCGCGGCCGCGACGTGTTTATTTTGCAGTCCACCTGCGCCCCTACCAACGATAATCTGATGGAGCTGCTTACTGTGGCCGACGCGCTCAAACGCGCTTCCGCCGGCCGCATCACCGCCGCCATCCCCTATTTCGGCTATGCCCGCCAAGACCGCCGCCCGCGCTCCGTACGCGTGCCGATTTCCGCCAAGCTGGTGGCCAATATGCTCGCCACCGCCGGCATCAACCGCGTTTTGACTGTGGATTTGCATGCCGACCAAATCCAAGGCTTTTTCGATATTCCGGTGGATAATATCTATGCCACCCCGATTCTGATTCATGACATCCTGCAACAACGCATCGAAAACCTCACCGTAGTCAGCCCCGACATCGGCGGCGTGGTGCGCGCCCGTGCCGTGGCCAAAGTGCTGAACACCGATTTGGCGATTATCGACAAACGCCGCCCCAAAGCCAACGTGGCCGAGGTGATGAACATCATCGGCGATATCCAAGGCCGTACCTGCCTGATTGTGGATGACATGATCGACACCGCCAACACCTTGTGCAAAGCCGCTTCCGCCTTGAAGGAGCGCGGTGCGGAACGCGTGCTGGCTTATGCCACCCACCCCGTGTTCTCCGGCGAAGCCGTGAGCCGCATCGCATCGTCTGATATCGACCAAGTGGTGGTTACCGACACCATCGCCCTGTCTGATGCCGCCCGCAACTGCGACCGTATCCGCCAGGTTACGATTGCCGGCTTGCTGGCCGAAACCATGCGCCGCATCAGCAACGAAGAATCTGTCTCATACCTCTTCAACGAGGATGTGGCATCCCCGGGAGCATTGTTCCTCCCGTAATCCCTCGCCGTCAGGGTTGGTCGCAGCCCGGCAGACGGCTTTTTTAACTTAAATGGAGTTTTACCATGTCTTTCAAAATCGAAGCCCAAGTGCGCGAAGAGCAAGGTACTGGTGCGAGCCGCCGCCTGCGCCGCGAAGGCCGTGTGCCTGCCGTAGTTTACGGCGCCGGCTCTGACGCCACTGCTGTTTCCGTTGACCACAAAACCGTATTCTTCGCCCTGCAGAAAGAAGAGTTCCACACCGCCATCATCAAACTGGCGCTGAACGGCAAAGAGCACGACGTGATTGTGCGCGACTTCCAGATGCACCCCGTTCGCCGCGAAGTGCGCCACATCGACTTCCAAATCGTGGAAGCCGGCAAACCGATCAAAATCCGCCTGCCGCTGCATGTGGTTAATGCCGAGAAATCTCAGGCTGTCAAACTGCAAAACAGCCGCGTGGCTCTGCTGAGCACCAGCGTGGAAGTGCTGCTGGACCCGAAACACATCCCGTCCGAACTGGTTTTGGATTGCGAAAAAATCGTGGCCGGCGATGTATTGCACCTGTCCGACATCCAATATCCGGAAGGCGTGGAAAGCACCGCCCTGCGCCGTGGCGCCAACCTGGCCGTGGCCACGGTAACCGCCGCAGGCAAATAAGCCGGACGGTTTTGATGACAAACCCCGCTGCCAAGCGGGGTTTTGTTTGGCCGGTGTTTCGGTGTGAAGGCTACCTGAAAAGTTGTATAGTGAATTAACAAAAACCAGTACAGCGTTGTCCCGCCTTGCCGTAACGTGTGTACTGTCTGCGGCTCGTCGCCTTGTCCTGATTTTTGTTAATCCACTATAGCCCCACAGTTTCAGGTAGCCTCTTTGTATTCGGGAAAGGCTACCTGAAAAAGCTTCCCCGTCTTCTTCAGCCCGCAGCCCTGCTGCGTTTGGTGTTAAAATCCTGCCCAAACCCAATTATGGAAAAACCATGAACCACACTCTTGAAGTCAGCCCCATCAGCCGCCCTGTGCTTGTTCCGCCGGGCGGGCAAAATAAAGTCTTGCTTCATTCCTGTTGCGCCCCGTGCAGCGGCGAAGTGATGGAAGCCCTGCTTGCTTCCGGCATCGACTACACCATCTATTTCTACAACCCCAACATCCACCCGCTCAAAGAATACCTGCTGCGCAAAGAGGAAAACATGCGCTTTGCCGACAAATTCGGCATTCCTTTCATCGATAAGGATGACGACTACGAAAACGACCGCAAAGAATGGTTTGAAAAAGCCAAAGGCATGGAATTCGAGCCCGAGCGCGGCATCCGCTGCACCATGTGTTTCGACATGCGCTTTGAAAAAGCCGCCCAATATGCCCACGAAAACGGCTTTCCCGTGTTCACCAGCAGCCTCGGCATTTCCCGCTGGAAAAACATGAACCAAATCAACGATTGCGGCCGCCGTGCCGCCGAACAGTATCCCGGCTTGGTGTATTGGGATTTCAACTGGCGCAAAGGAGGCGGCAGCGCGCGCATGATAGAAATCAGCAAGCGCGAGCACTTCTACCAGCAGGAATACTGCGGCTGTGCCTATTCCCTGCGCGATTCCAACGCCCACCGCAAATCACAAGGGCGGCCGCCGATTAAAATCGGGGTGAAGTATTACGGTGATGAAGAGGAGGCTCGTTAGAGTGTTACCGATTATATGGCAAGGCTACCTGAAAATTTCAGGTAGCCTTCATACATTGATGCACGACATTGCTTAAGTTATCCAACGGTTTAATACATGATTGCAGCAAAGGGATATTTATGCCTTTTTATCTTGTTTTTAGCCGAGCTCGGGGGTTTTTCATCATTTTATGAGACCTTTGCAAAATCCCCCAAAATCCCCTAAATTCCCACCAAGACATTTAGGGGATTTCTCATGAGCACCTTCTTCCAGCAAACCGCCCAAGCCATGATTGCCAAACACATCGACCGCTTCCCACTATTGAAGTTGGATCAGGTGATTGATTGGCAACCGATCGAGCAATACCTGAATCGTCAAAGAACCCGTTACGTCCGAGACCACCGCGGCCGTCCCGCCTATCCCCTGCTATCCATGTTCAAAGCCGTCCTGCTCGGACAATGGCACAGCCTCTCCGATCCCGAACTCGAACACAGCCTCATCACCCGCATCGACTTCAACCTGTTTTGCCGTTTTGACGAACTGAGCATCCCCGATTACAGCACCTTATGCCGCTACCGCAACTGGCTGGCGCAAGACGACACCCTGTCCGAATTGCTGGAACTGATCAACCGCCAACTGGCCGAGAAAAACCTAAAAGTAGAGAAGGCATCCGCCGCCGTCATTGACGCCACCATTATTCAGACCGCCGGCAGCAAACAGCGTCAGGCCATAGAAGTCGATGAAGAAGGACAAGTCAGCGGCCAAACCACACCGAGTAAAGATAAAGATGCCCGTTGGACAAAGAAAAACGGCCTCTACAAACTCGGTTACAAACAACATACCCGTACCGATGAGGAAGGCTATATCGAGAAACTGCACATCACCCCCGCCAATACCCATGAGTGCAACCACCTGTTGCCTTTGCTGGAAGGAATAGCCAAAGACACAACCGTCTATGCCGACAAAGGCTACGACAGTGCGGAAAACCGGCAACACCTGAAAGAGCATCGGTTGCCGGACGGCATTATGCGCAAAGCCCACCGCAACCGTCCTCTGACGGAAGCGCAAACCAAACGTAACCGATATTTGTCGAAGACCCGTTATGTGGTCGAACAAAGCTTCGGTACGCTGCACCGTAAATTCCGCTACGCCCGGGCAGCCTATTTCGGACTGATTAAAGTGAGTGCGCAAAGCCATCTGAAGGCAATGTGTTTAAACCTGTTGAAAGCGGCTAACAGGCTAAGTATGCCTGTTGCCGCCTAAAAGGAGGCTCGGATGCCCGATTATCAGGTATCCGGGGAGAAAAAAAGGAGATTGGGAACAAAAAACAGCCGGAAGCCTGGGTTTGGGCTTCGGCTGTTGGGTGGAGGGGGATTTTTGCAAAGGTCTCTTTATATTTACAAATATTTTCAAGCGAGTGTATACCGCCGACGCCGTTGGCAGAGGGTTTATGTATAGATATGATTAATGTAAATATATGATCTAATAAAAGATAATTTTTCTGTGTGGCAAAATTATCTGTGTGAAAACAATAATGATATGCTGATTCTTGTGGCGTTTTGACTTGCATCAACGAAGAAAATTAATGTTTCTTGACGAATATTATTGCGAAGATTAAGATTGCACTAACAATTTTTCCTGGTTGGTGCAGCAATTGTGCTGCATTGCCCAACTGGGACGTCAAAACATGTGCCGCTCGGCGGCAGCTTTATCACCCGACGGCGGTACTGTAACGGCAACGGCAAGTGGCCGTTGTACAGAGTATGGCCGATTCAACGAATACCGACACTGGCATTTTCATGTTGTAAGGCAAATGTTCCAGTGCTGTAACGCCAGGTAACTCGGCGGGTTGGCCGGATTTCAAGTGAACCCTATTTAAAGAGGACGCTATGATGACTACGTCGACCGGAAAAAGATTCTTCGGCCACCCGCGACAGCTGGGTACGCTGTTCTATATCGAGATGTGGGAGCGCTTTGCCTTCTATGGCGGGCAATCCCTCTTGATGATTTATCTATATTACAAGGCCTCTCAAGGCGGTGGCTTGGGCATGGAGCAATCGCTTGCCGCAGGCCTTGTGGGTGTGTACGGCGGTAGTATTTATTTGACTACCATCGTGGGCGGTTGGCTGGCCGACCGCGTGCTTGGCACCAAAAATACCCTGTTGTTGGCCACCGTTGTGATGCTTGGCGGTACCGTCCTCCTCGTATTGCTGCCCGGCTATGCCAGCTTGGTTGGCTTGCCATTCATCTCTTTGGGTAGCGGTAGTTTCAAGGCCACGGCCAGCGCCATGGTGGGTTCGCTCTATGAAGATGAATCCGAACGTGAGCTGCGCGATGCCGGCTTCTCTATTTTCTATACTGCCATCAACGTAGGTATCTTTATTGGTACGCTGCTGGTGGGTTATCTGCAGCCTAAATACGGTTTCCGTGTGGCTTTTGCCGCTGCCATGGGGGGTATGGTGCTCTGTTTGATTACCCTGTTGCAAGGTCGCAGCAAATTGCCGGAAACGCCGATTCCTAATCCTCTGCCTAAAGAGCAACGAGGCAAAGTGATTGGTATCGTGGCGGCTATTTTTGCTGTGATTGGCGGTGCAATTGGCTCAGGTTTGGTGAATTTGAGCAATTTCTCCAGCGTGATGTTGGGCTTGGTATGCGTGATCAGCGTTGGCTATTTCTTCGTGATGTTCGGCGATAAGAACTCCACCGAGGCCGATAAACGCCACCTGATTGCCTATGTTCCCCTGTTCGTGGTGATGTGTTTGTTCTGGGCGATGTATTTGCAGATGTATAGCGTGGTAACCGTGTATTTTGAAGAAACCGTGCCGCGTAAGTTCGGTGATTTCGAAGTACCGATTGCTTGGTTGGTTACTTTCCAGAGCTTGAGCGTTATCGTACTGGCCAGTGCCATGGCTGCTTTGTGGACCAAAATGGGTAAACGCCAACCTTCATCCCAGATGAAATTCGCCTTGGCCGCATTGGTGGCTGGTGTAGGCTACCTGGCTTTCATTCCCTTCCTGTCTACTGGTACCCCGATGCCTATCTTTGTGCTGATGGTGGTGCTGGTGCTGCTGACCGTGGCCGAGCTGCTGCTCTCGCCGATTTCCCTCTCCTTTGCCACCAAAGTTGCACCTGAGGCGTTTAAAACTCAGATGGTATCGTTCAACTTCCTAAGCTTGTCTTTGGGCTTTACCTTGGGGGGGGTGCTGGGTGACAAACTCTATACTGCCGAGACGGCCACCAGCTACTACATCATGCTGGCCGGTATGGGTATTGGTTCTGCCGTAGTGCTGTTCGTAATGATGCCGATGCTCAAACGCCTGCTGCACGATGTGGATTAATGTATCAGCTAGCTTTGTATTTAAGAGCGACCCGGGAATCTGCCTTCGGGCAGGTTCCCGAAACGGCAACAATTTGCAAGGTCGTTGAGTGAGGCATGGGGCTGGTTTGCAATAAAGATGATTTGATATGCTGGAGTAGTATGGCCAAAAGCCCCGTGCCGCACAGATGATTTGGATGAATGTTGCTGTATTGATTAATATAAGTAATGTAAGGGCGTTAACATGAATACGTCGACCGAGAAAAAATTCTTCGGCCATCCGCATCAGCTGGGAACATTGTTCCAAGTTGAGCTGTGGGAACGTTTCTCGTTCTACAGCATGCAGGCCATTCTGGTAATTTATTTGTCCCATCAATTGAGCCAAGGCGGCTTGGCGATGCCGGAGGCGCTGGCGGTGGGCATTGTGGGTGCCTATAACGGCAGTATCTATCTTTCCACCATTATCGGCGGTTGGTTGGCCGACCGCGTGATTGGGCCTAAAAATACTTTGTTCTTTGCAGTTGCCACCATGCTGGTTGGGCATATCCTGTTGGTGATGATTACCGGTGTAGGCAGTTTGGCTGGCTTGCCGTTTATTGCCTTGGGCAGCGGCGGTGTGAAATCCGCTTGTAGCACCTTGGTTGGCTCGCTGTATGAAGACGAATCCACCCGTGATTTGCGCGATGCCGGTTTCTCTATTTTCTATACCGGTATCAATACCGGCAGTTTCTGCGGCTCGCTGGTGGCGGGTTACCTGCAATCCAATATGGGCTTCCGCATGGCATTTGCCGGTGCGGTGGTGGGTATTGCCATTGGTTTGACACTCTTTATCAAAGGCAAAAGCAAGCTGCCGGATTTGTCGCTGCCCAACCCACTGCCCAAAGAGCAGCGTGGCAAAGCCATCGGTGTGGCTGTGGCTATCTTAGCCGTTATCGGCGGCCTGATAGCAGCCAATATCCTGCGCCTAGACAACTTCTCCAGCATTCTGCTGGGCGTGGTAAGCTGCATCAGTATCGGCTATTTTGTGATGATGATGAAGGATAAGCAGGCCACCGAGGCCGACAGACGTCACATCATCGCTTATGTGCCGCTGTTTCTTGCCATGTGCGTATTCTGGGCGATTTATTCCCAAGTGTATAGTTCTGTAACCCTGTATTTCGATAAGACCGTAAACCGTACTTTCGGCAGCTTCACCGTGCCGGTGGCTTGGTTGGTTACTTATCAGAGCTTGGTGGTGATTGTGCTGGCTAGTGTGATGGCCGCTTTGTGGACCAAAATGGGCAAACGCCAGCCCACATCCCAAATGAAATTCACTTTGGCTATGCTGGTGTTGGGCTTGGGCTACTTAGGCTTTGTGCCCTTCCTTTCCTCCGGTACGCCGATGCCGATTTTCGTCTTGATGCTACTGTTGCTGGTGATTACCGTCTCCGAGCTGCTGCTCTCGCCGATTTCCCTCTCGTTTGCCACCAAAGTTGCGCCCAAAGCGTTTAAAACCCAAATGGTTGCGTTCAACTTCCTCACCCTTTCCCTCGGCTTTACGCTAGGCGGGGTGTTGGGCGACAAACTTTATTCGGACGATGCCGCTACGCAATACTTCATAATTTTGGCCGGCCTGAGTATCGGCTCCTTCGTAGTGTTGCTGCTGCTGTTGCCGAAACTCAACAAACTGTTGCACGACGTAGATTAAAGCCTAGCGTTTTTCAGGTAGCCTCAACAGCCTCCCAAGTAAGGCTACCTGAAAACGCAACTTCAACATAGCGAAAGCATCATAGAGCGGAGTTTCTTCGGAGCGACGCTCATTCAACCGATTCAAACTTAATTTTCCACACTTCCGCCCGTATCCGATTGCACCCGGTTGCAGGCCGGTGGGGTAGCTGCGCCTACTGTTGCAGTGGAAATTAAAAAAATACAGATTATACAAGGAGTAATCGAAATGACTGCATCTTATGCCCAACGCCTGGCTGCCTTACGCGCCGCCATGAAAGCAAAAAACATCGACGCCTGGATCATCCCCACCGCCGACCCGCATCTTTCCGAATACCTGCCAGCCCGCTGGGAAGGCCGCTACTGGCTTACCGGCTTCGGCGGCACCGCCGGCACGCTGATTACCACCGCCGATATTTCCGAATTGTGGGTGGACGGCCGCTATTGGGAGCACGCGGAAGACTGCCTCAAAGGCACCGGCACCGTGCTGGGCAAACTCGTTACCGGCACGCCCCATGTGGATTCCCTGATTAAAAACCTGAAATCCGGCGCCGTGGTCGGCATTGCCCCCGATGTATTGTCGCTGAGCGAAAAACGCTATTTGGAAAGCCAGCTGGGCAAGGCCGGAATCAGCCTGCGCCACGACATTGATTTGCTGGACGATATCTGGGCCGACCGCCCCGGCGCATCCGATAAGCCCGTATTCGCCCAGAAAGCCCAGTTTGTGCCTGAAAGCACTGCTCAAAAAATCGAACGCATCCGCCAAGCCATGCAGGCAGCCGGGGCAGACCATCACCTGGTATCCGGCTTGGACGATATCGCCTGGATTACCAACCTGCGCGGCAGCGACGTG
Proteins encoded:
- the lpdA gene encoding dihydrolipoyl dehydrogenase produces the protein MSQFDVVVIGAGPGGYVAAIRAAQLGFKTACIDAGVNKAGDAPALGGTCLNVGCIPSKALLQSSEHFHAAQHDFAEHGITVGNVQFDAAKMIERKDAIVTKLTGGIKFLFQKNKVTSLFGTASFVGKNGDFWQLEVDDKGAKTTVEGKHIIVATGSTPRALPLVDIDNVNVLDNEGALNLTQVPAKLGVIGAGVIGLEMGSVWKRVGAEVTILEASPVFLGAADQQIAKEAFKYFTREQGLDIQLGVKLNKITSGSKVVVEYSNAKGEAQTAEFDKLIVAIGRVPNTHGLNAEAVGLQKDERGFIVVDGECRTNLPNVWAIGDVVRGPMLAHKASDEGVAVAERIAGQKPHLDFNTIPWVIYTDPEIAWVGKTEEQLKAEGVDYKKGTSGFAANGRAMGLGKAKGTVKVLADAKTDRILGVHMIGPMVSELISEGVVGMEFCASSEDIARIVHAHPTLSEVVHEAALAADKRALHG
- a CDS encoding outer membrane lipoprotein LolB → MIRHRLLPIFATLLLAACTSLGTQMSAESWRDDAATPEFEASGRMGVKENERGSYANFDWLRTAAVQLFDVKTPLGNSVGRLCQDSGGVQAVASDGQVYRAATTAELSRQLLGYDLPVAYIDRWANGLRVPSEPYSVLPDGRLQQMGWKIQRNLGEDGQVRMLLLERTGLSLRLVFDRFGQPEQRPGSCADHAGQAV
- the ispE gene encoding 4-(cytidine 5'-diphospho)-2-C-methyl-D-erythritol kinase; its protein translation is MMQPHPAALAFPAPAKLNLDLRIIGRRADGYHLLESIFCLIDLCDTIWLLPREDGQIILHNPAGGIPFEQDLSHRAARLLQQFSGSPNGVEIWLDKHIPSGGGLGGGSSDAATVLLALNHLWHTAVPSETLRALGLKLGADVPFFLFGQSAFVQGIGEILSPLALPEQWYVVVRPDAHVATPKIFAHPDLTRNSTPCTQPGFTQLQPFRNDMQAVVLAEYPPVAAAFRLLQDYGMPQLTGSGACLFIACATQGEAEYIYGRLPENLAAWCARGLDRHPLQDVLENNENIKHA
- a CDS encoding ribose-phosphate pyrophosphokinase; protein product: MAYESLMVFAGNASVGLAENVVKHLGISLGRASVGKFSDGEVAVELLENVRGRDVFILQSTCAPTNDNLMELLTVADALKRASAGRITAAIPYFGYARQDRRPRSVRVPISAKLVANMLATAGINRVLTVDLHADQIQGFFDIPVDNIYATPILIHDILQQRIENLTVVSPDIGGVVRARAVAKVLNTDLAIIDKRRPKANVAEVMNIIGDIQGRTCLIVDDMIDTANTLCKAASALKERGAERVLAYATHPVFSGEAVSRIASSDIDQVVVTDTIALSDAARNCDRIRQVTIAGLLAETMRRISNEESVSYLFNEDVASPGALFLP
- a CDS encoding 50S ribosomal protein L25/general stress protein Ctc, which encodes MSFKIEAQVREEQGTGASRRLRREGRVPAVVYGAGSDATAVSVDHKTVFFALQKEEFHTAIIKLALNGKEHDVIVRDFQMHPVRREVRHIDFQIVEAGKPIKIRLPLHVVNAEKSQAVKLQNSRVALLSTSVEVLLDPKHIPSELVLDCEKIVAGDVLHLSDIQYPEGVESTALRRGANLAVATVTAAGK
- a CDS encoding epoxyqueuosine reductase QueH; the encoded protein is MNHTLEVSPISRPVLVPPGGQNKVLLHSCCAPCSGEVMEALLASGIDYTIYFYNPNIHPLKEYLLRKEENMRFADKFGIPFIDKDDDYENDRKEWFEKAKGMEFEPERGIRCTMCFDMRFEKAAQYAHENGFPVFTSSLGISRWKNMNQINDCGRRAAEQYPGLVYWDFNWRKGGGSARMIEISKREHFYQQEYCGCAYSLRDSNAHRKSQGRPPIKIGVKYYGDEEEAR
- a CDS encoding IS5 family transposase yields the protein MSTFFQQTAQAMIAKHIDRFPLLKLDQVIDWQPIEQYLNRQRTRYVRDHRGRPAYPLLSMFKAVLLGQWHSLSDPELEHSLITRIDFNLFCRFDELSIPDYSTLCRYRNWLAQDDTLSELLELINRQLAEKNLKVEKASAAVIDATIIQTAGSKQRQAIEVDEEGQVSGQTTPSKDKDARWTKKNGLYKLGYKQHTRTDEEGYIEKLHITPANTHECNHLLPLLEGIAKDTTVYADKGYDSAENRQHLKEHRLPDGIMRKAHRNRPLTEAQTKRNRYLSKTRYVVEQSFGTLHRKFRYARAAYFGLIKVSAQSHLKAMCLNLLKAANRLSMPVAA
- a CDS encoding peptide MFS transporter, which encodes MTTSTGKRFFGHPRQLGTLFYIEMWERFAFYGGQSLLMIYLYYKASQGGGLGMEQSLAAGLVGVYGGSIYLTTIVGGWLADRVLGTKNTLLLATVVMLGGTVLLVLLPGYASLVGLPFISLGSGSFKATASAMVGSLYEDESERELRDAGFSIFYTAINVGIFIGTLLVGYLQPKYGFRVAFAAAMGGMVLCLITLLQGRSKLPETPIPNPLPKEQRGKVIGIVAAIFAVIGGAIGSGLVNLSNFSSVMLGLVCVISVGYFFVMFGDKNSTEADKRHLIAYVPLFVVMCLFWAMYLQMYSVVTVYFEETVPRKFGDFEVPIAWLVTFQSLSVIVLASAMAALWTKMGKRQPSSQMKFALAALVAGVGYLAFIPFLSTGTPMPIFVLMVVLVLLTVAELLLSPISLSFATKVAPEAFKTQMVSFNFLSLSLGFTLGGVLGDKLYTAETATSYYIMLAGMGIGSAVVLFVMMPMLKRLLHDVD
- a CDS encoding peptide MFS transporter — protein: MNTSTEKKFFGHPHQLGTLFQVELWERFSFYSMQAILVIYLSHQLSQGGLAMPEALAVGIVGAYNGSIYLSTIIGGWLADRVIGPKNTLFFAVATMLVGHILLVMITGVGSLAGLPFIALGSGGVKSACSTLVGSLYEDESTRDLRDAGFSIFYTGINTGSFCGSLVAGYLQSNMGFRMAFAGAVVGIAIGLTLFIKGKSKLPDLSLPNPLPKEQRGKAIGVAVAILAVIGGLIAANILRLDNFSSILLGVVSCISIGYFVMMMKDKQATEADRRHIIAYVPLFLAMCVFWAIYSQVYSSVTLYFDKTVNRTFGSFTVPVAWLVTYQSLVVIVLASVMAALWTKMGKRQPTSQMKFTLAMLVLGLGYLGFVPFLSSGTPMPIFVLMLLLLVITVSELLLSPISLSFATKVAPKAFKTQMVAFNFLTLSLGFTLGGVLGDKLYSDDAATQYFIILAGLSIGSFVVLLLLLPKLNKLLHDVD